A region from the Musa acuminata AAA Group cultivar baxijiao chromosome BXJ1-10, Cavendish_Baxijiao_AAA, whole genome shotgun sequence genome encodes:
- the LOC135581345 gene encoding pentatricopeptide repeat-containing protein At3g18110, chloroplastic-like isoform X2 gives MPLMAIAVPSPFLPLSSPSPSSSSSSSRCSTFTAAASSSSSSAAAAVPAEPHPRPREFHYPRADPSVRWPHLKLDDLLGPPQFPAPAPSTPTPLSIPEEPDARPVPPEVPRTDSFETLESKQSRTRAKKMTKLALKRARDWRQRVQLLTDQILALPPSALVADVLDDRRIQMTPTDLAFVVKFVGRSSWARALEVFEWLTLRRRHAPGPRLLAAIISVLGRAHKDALAAEVFQRCNPDDGGAGADELSVQVYNAMMGVYARTGRFAKVQELLSSMRDRGLEPDLVSFNTLINAKAKAGSLAPGLALELLQEVRRSGLRPDAITYNTLISACSRMSNLEDAVSIFKDMEASECQPDLWTYNAMISVFGRCGMILEAERLFRELGNRGFSPDAVTYNSLLFAFAKECDAEKVERLCDEMVGAGFKKDEITYNTIIHMYGKQGRLDLVVQLHDEMKNVGCNPDAVTYTVLIDSLGKANRITEAGKVMSEMADAGVRPTLRTFGALICGYAKAGMRVEAEHTFHRMVRAGIKPDHVAYSVMLDIMLRSKEMQKAMVLYRSMMRDGFRPDQGLYQAMFWILAKGDDDGKIDEIIKDMEVVCKMSPQEVSRILVRGGCFFQGAEMLKKSVSCGFEPDRECLLSILDAFAASGMQAGALSLLEFLREHAPDSSSLIMESSIVMLCKNHQLEDAMMEYNKMKMLNFGQFGQCCSLYEYMIACFEEAGFLWEASQLFSDMKFLGLEPSQGIYKSLISIYCKVGFPETAHNVVDQASRAGISFDDTSVSLTLIETYGKLKLWQRAESFVGKLRLHDFIDRSIWNALIYAYAESGRYEQARAVFNMMIKNGASPTVDSINGLMHALVIDGRLDELFVVVEELQDMNFKISKSTILIMLDAFIRAGNIFEVKKIYNGMKAAGYLPTMNVYSSMITLLSRGKRVRDVEAMVAEMEEAGFKPDLNIFNSLLKMYTSIEDFRKTLEIYRRIQEAGIELDQDAYDTLLAMYSRDVRPEEGFTLLNDMRKKGLEPKLDTYKSLLAACCKEQLWEQAEELFKSMQSKGYRLDRSFYHIMMKVYRNSGDHSKAENLLFQMEEVGIKPTIATMHMLMVSYGSAGQPQEAENVLNNLRSSSQELTTLPYSSVIDAYLKVGDYNMGITKLMEMKKDGVEPDHRIWTCFIRAASLCEKTNEAMLLLGTLGNNGFDIPIRLLTGKAESLFMEVDHLLEELGSLEDNASFNFVNALEDLLWAFERRATALWIFQLAITRNIYRHDVFRVAEKDWGADFRKMSAGASLVGLTLWLDHMQEVASD, from the exons ATGCCACTAATGGCGATCGCCGTCCCATCGCCATTTCTCCCCCTCTCCTCTCCGTcgccctcgtcctcctcctcttcctcccgcTGCTCCACCTTCACTGCCGCcgcctcgtcctcgtcctcgtccgcTGCTGCCGCCGTCCCCGCGGAGCCCCATCCGCGCCCCCGTGAGTTTCATTATCCACGCGCCGATCCCTCCGTCCGCTGGCCCCATCTCAAGCTCGACGACCTCCTTGGTCCGCCTCAATTCCCCGCCCCCGCCCCCTCCACCCCAACCCCCCTCTCCATACCCGAGGAACCCGACGCCCGTCCCGTTCCCCCCGAGGTCCCAAGGACGGACTCTTTCGAGACCCTGGAGAGCAAGCAGAGCCGGACGCGCGCGAAGAAGATGACGAAGCTCGCCCTCAAGCGCGCCCGCGACTGGCGGCAGCGCGTCCAGCTCCTGACCGACCAGATCCTCGCCCTCCCCCCCTCCGCCCTCGTCGCTGACGTGCTCGACGACCGCCGGATTCAGATGACCCCCACTGACCTCGCCTTCGTCGTCAAGTTCGTTGGGCGTTCCAGCTGGGCCCGCGCCCTCGAGGTGTTTGAGTGGCTCACCCTCCGCCGCCGCCACGCTCCCGGCCCCCGCCTCCTCGCCGCCATCATCTCCGTCCTTGGCCGCGCCCACAAGGATGCCCTTGCTGCCGAGGTATTCCAGCGTTGCAACCCCGATGACGGAGGCGCTGGCGCTGATGAGCTCTCTGTCCAGGTTTACAATGCAATGATGGGGGTTTACGCTCGGACCGGGAGGTTTGCCAAGGTCCAGGAGCTGCTGTCCTCGATGCGGGACAGGGGTCTCGAGCCCGACCTTGTCAGCTTCAACACTTTGATTAACGCCAAGGCAAAGGCGGGATCCTTGGCTCCTGGCTTGGCGCTGGAACTACTCCAGGAGGTCAGAAGATCTGGTCTGAGGCCTGATGCCATCACCTACAACACCCTCATCAGTGCTTGCTCCCGTATGTCCAATTTGGAGGACGCCGTAAGCATTTTCAAGGACATGGAGGCCTCTGAATGCCAGCCTGATCTCTGGACGTACAACGCCATGATCTCAGTGTTTGGCCGCTGTGGGATGATTCTAGAGGCTGAGCGGCTCTTCCGAGAACTAGGTAACAGGGGCTTCTCACCGGATGCTGTCACATACAATTCTCTGCTTTTTGCTTTTGCCAAGGAGTGTGATGCGGAGAAGGTTGAGAGACTTTGTGATGAGATGGTGGGAGCAGGCTTTAAGAAGGATGAGATAACCTATAACACCATAATCCACATGTATGGGAAACAGGGTAGGCTTGATTTAGTAGTCCAATTGCATGATGAAATGAAAAATGTCGGCTGCAATCCTGATGCAGTGACCTATACAGTGCTTATTGATTCTCTTGGAAAAGCAAATAGGATAACAGAGGCAGGGAAGGTGATGTCGGAAATGGCTGATGCAGGGGTGAGGCCTACATTGAGGACTTTCGGTGCTCTGATTTGCGGGTATGCCAAGGCAGGCATGCGGGTTGAGGCAGAGCATACGTTCCACCGTATGGTCAGGGCAGGCATCAAGCCTGACCATGTAGCTTACTCAGTAATGTTGGATATCATGTTGAGGTCCAAGGAAATGCAGAAGGCAATGGTATTGTACCGGAGTATGATGCGAGATGGGTTTAGGCCAGATCAGGGCCTTTACCAGGCTATGTTTTGGATTCTCGCAaagggagatgatgacggaaagaTAGATGAAATTATTAAGGACATGGAAGTTgtgtgcaagatgagtccacaagAGGTATCCAGAATTCTTGTCAGGGGAGGATGCTTTTTCCAAGGAGCTGAGATGTTAAAGAAATCTGTTTCCTGTGGCTTTGAGCCTGATCGTGAGTGCTTGTTATCTATTTTAGATGCATTTGCAGCATCAGGGATGCAAGCAGGTGCACTATCTCTGCTTGAGTTTTTACGAGAACATGCACCTGATTCTAGTAGCTTGATAATGGAATCTTCAATAGTCATGCTTTGCAAAAATCACCAATTGGAAGATGCCATGATGGAGTACAACAAGATGAAAATGTTGAATTTTGGGCAGTTTGGTCAATGTTGTAGCCTTTATGAGTACATGATTGCATGCTTTGAGGAAGCTGGATTTCTGTGGGAAGCTTCTCAATTATTTTCAGATATGAAGTTTCTTGGTCTTGAGCCTTCACAAGGTATCTACAAGAGTTTGATCTCCATATACTGCAAAGTGGGTTTCCCAGAAACAGCTCACAACGTGGTAGATCAGGCGTCAAGGGCTGGTATATCTTTTGATGATACTTCAGTTTCTCTCACTTTGATCGAGACATATGGGAAACTAAAGCTGTGGCAAAGGGCAGAAAGCTTTGTTGGTAAACTCAGACTGCATGATTTTATCGATCGGAGTATCTGGAATGCTCTTATTTATGCTTATGCTGAGAGTGGTCGCTATGAGCAAGCAAGGGCAGTCTTCAATATGATGATTAAAAATGGTGCTTCACCAACTGTAGATTCCATCAATGGCCTCATGCATGCTTTGGTTATTGATGGGAGACTAGACGAGCTTTTTGTCGTCGTTGAGGAGCTGCAAgatatgaattttaaaataagcaAAAGTACTATTCTTATTATGCTTGATGCATTCATAAGAGCTGGAAACATCTTCGAGGTAAAGAAGATATACAATGGAATGAAGGCAGCTGGATACTTGCCTACCATGAATGTGTACAGTAGTATGATTACTTTGCTTTCTCGTGGAAAAAGAGTCAGAGATGTTGAGGCGATGGTAGCGGAGATGGAAGAAGCTGGATTCAAACCTGATCTCAACATCTTCAACTCACTCCTTAAAATGTACACAAGCATTGAGGATTTTAGGAAGACATTGGAAATATATCGGAGAATTCAAGAAGCTGGCATTGAGCTGGATCAAGATGCTTACGATACCCTTTTAGCGATGTATAGTAGAGATGTGAGGCCTGAAGAAGGATTTACTCTTCTAAATGATATGAGGAAAAAAGGCCTGGAGCCAAAATTAGATACCTACAAAAGTTTGTTGGCTGCATGTTGTAAGGAGCAGCTTTGGGAACAAGCAGAAGAGCTTTTTAAGAGCATGCAATCAAAGGGATACAGACTAGATCGCTCTTTCTATCACATAATGATGAAAGTATATAGAAATTCTGGCGACCACTCTAAAGCCGAAAACTTGCTCTTTCAAATGGAGGAGGTTGGTATTAAGCCGACGATTGCCACGATGCACATGCTTATGGTTTCTTATGGCTCTGCTGGGCAGCCTCAGGAAGCAGAGAATGTACTAAATAATTTAAGAAGTTCTAGTCAGGAACTTACTACATTACCTTATAGTTCTGTTATAGATGCTTATCTTAAGGTTGGTGATTATAACATGGGAATTACAAAGTTAATGGAGATGAAGAAAGATGGTGTAGAACCAGACCACAGGATATGGACATGTTTCATTAGGGCTGCAAGTTTGTGTGAGAAAACAAATGAAGCTATGCTTCTGCTTGGTACATTAGGAAATAATGGTTTTGATATCCCTATAAG GCTTTTGACCGGGAAAGCTGAGTCACTATTCATGGAGGTGGACCATTTACTGGAAGAATTAGGGTCTCTTGAGGATAATGCTTCCTTTAACTTTGTCAATGCGTTAGAAGATCTTCTTTGGGCATTTGAGCGCCGTGCAACTGCGTTGTGGATATTCCAACTAGCAATCACTAGAAACATATATCGTCATGATGTCTTCCG GGTTGCAGAAAAAGATTGGGGTGCTGATTTCCGGAAAATGTCAGCTGGTGCTTCTCTTGTTGGACTTACCTTGTGGCTTGACCATATGCAG
- the LOC103969709 gene encoding uncharacterized protein LOC103969709, translating to MGSSKTASEVAEMLDLKPHPEGGFYSETFRDFSITLGKSQLPPRYKVDRPVSTSIYFLLPSGSVSHLHRIPCAETWHFYTGEPLTIFELHDDGHIELTVLGSDLDAGHRPQYTVTPNVWFGSFPTLDVASFASDGSLLVKSPKRDPESHYSLVGCTCAPAFQFEDFELAKLADLKALGPHAEPFLNYLVLPS from the exons ATGGGCTCTAGCAAGACGGCCTCCGAGGTCGCCGAGATGTTGGATCTGAAGCCCCACCCCGAAGGTGGCTTCTACTCGGAGACCTTCAGGGACTTCTCCATCACCCTCGGCAAATCTCAGCTGCCACCCCGCT ACAAGGTCGATCGTCCTGTGAGCACATCAATCTATTTCTTGCTTCCCTCTGGAAGTGTCTCACATCTGCACCGCATCCCTTGTGCTGAAACCTGGCATTTCTACACTGGAGAACCTCTTACG ATCTTCGAGCTACATGACGATGGGCATATCGAATTGACTGTTCTTGGTTCAGATCTAGATGCTGGTCATCGGCCCCAGTACACTGTGACACCGAACGTCTGGTTTGGTTCATTCCCAACATTAGATGTCGCATCGTTCGCATCTGATGGCAGTCTTCTTGTGAAAAGCCCGAAAAGGGATCCTGAGTCGCATTATTCTCTTGTTGGTTGCACATGTGCCCCTGCTTTCCAGTTTGAGGATTTTGAGCTAGCCAAGCTCGCTGATCTGAAAGCTCTTGGTCCCCATGCAGAACCCTTCCTCAACTACCTTGTTCTTCCCAGCTAA
- the LOC103969710 gene encoding uncharacterized protein LOC103969710 isoform X1 — protein MTGGSVEVVSSKGCSRLFVGSSTFLPSASSLRFMSMMSPASSSLSEPTVPLVNGPFAGLVICVTGLSKEARKEVMAATERLGGQYSASLHPQCTHLVVQSFNGRKFEHALQYGSKNGLFIVTLGWFVDSVKRNVRLSESLYSVKTIGGNGLPLGELNRLVAIPGSAKSCLPSPALGDEKSSGKAWQPPVQPPKKEDTNGGSVFSNKFIFVDPEISDELKKKVIEAARIEGATFLNDWFIGCRASHIVCEGPSIQRYMGHANNLVTPLWVLKTAKEKCMQRLVHLSSDLAKQASVMLENAQTAGEVGYGGSVHPVSKNSRHSLAEGRSNESLEERQKAVELAKQGVRSRRCRRIQSCQVPIHPITPSNLLESICWTVSEPTSSARIYVESSSTEDTSEQHSFDYFNARGDGKDSEALLENFSRPLRESEKMEIILKSHFLTILFPVDRFGELGPLSRTFYGDGGFTSVQILDHIYNFYQENMSAEEINLAMHTDSRHADRLRSLYTSKESVEQGALTFKRIDFLGSRRSFETLKRVSGENNGNVYEILVRA, from the exons ATGACGGGTGGTAGTGTGGAGGTGGTAAGCAGCAAGGGCTGTTCAAGGCTTTTTGTTGGTTCTTCCACTTTCCTCCCGAGTGCCAGTAGTCTGAGATTCATGTCGATGATGTCCCCTGCTTCTTCATCCCTTTCTGAGCCTACTGTTCCTCTGGTCAATGGGCCTTTCGCTGGTCTTGTCATATGTGTTACTGGTCTCTCCAAAG AGGCAAGAAAAGAAGTTATGGCTGCAACTGAGAGACTAGGTGGTCAGTACAGTGCAAGCTTGCATCCTCAATGCACACATCTAGTTGTCCAG AGCTTTAACGGGAGAAAATTCGAACATGCGCTGCAATATGGATCTAAGAATGGCCTTTTTATTGTTACTCTGGGCTGGTTTGTGGACAGTGTAAAGAGAAATG TGAGGCTGAGTGAGTCTCTATATAGTGTGAAAACCATTGGAGGGAATGGCTTGCCATTAGGGGAACTGAATCGACTTGTTGCCATTCCTGGCAGTGCAAAGTCCTGCCTTCCTAGTCCAGCTTTAGGGGATGAAAAATCTTCAGGTAAGGCTTGGCAACCTCCAGTACAGCCTCCCAAGAAGGAAGATACAAATGGTGGATCTGTGTTTTCCAACAAATTTATCTTTGTTGATCCAGAAATTTCAGATGAGCTGAAGAAAAAG GTTATTGAGGCAGCTAGAATAGAGGGTGCTACTTTCTTGAATGACTGGTTTATTGGCTGTCGTGCAAGTCATATAGTTTGTGAAGGTCCTTCTATCCAAAGATACATGGGTCATGCTAACAATCTTGTAACT CCACTGTGGGTGCTCAAAACAGCAAAGGAGAAGTGCATGCAGCGGCTTGTGCACTTATCTTCTGACCTGGCTAAGCAAGCCAGCGTGATGCTTGAGAATGCTCAGACAGCTGGAGAG GTTGGCTATGGAGGAAGTGTCCATCCTGTTTCTAAGAACTCTAGACACTCTCTTGCAGAAGGAAGAAGCAACGAAAGCCTTGAAGAAAGGCAGAAGGCAGTTGAGTTGGCAAAACAGGGTGTTAGAAGTCGTCGTTGTCGCCGTATTCAa TCATGTCAAGTTCCAATTCATCCAATCACTCCCAGCAACCTTTTGGAATCAATCTGCTGGACAGTGTCTGAGCCAACCTCATCTGCCCGTATTTATGTTGAGTCGTCTTCAACAGAAGACACTAGTGAGCAACATTCTTTTGATTACTTTAATGCAAGAGGTGATGGTAAGGATTCTGAAGCATTATTGGAGAACTTCTCACGGCCACTAAGAGAAAG CGAGAAGATGGAAATAATCTTGAAAAGTCACTTCCTCACTATACTCTTCCCGGTCGATCGCTTTGGTGAACTAGGTCCCTTGTCAAGAACATTCTATGGTGATGGTGGTTTTACATCTGTACAGATTCTGGACCATATCTATAACTTTTATCAG GAGAATATGTCAGCAGAAGAAATAAACCTGGCAATGCACACAGACTCGAGGCATGCTGATCGGCTTCGATCACTTTATACAAGTAAAGAATCAGTGGAACAAGGAGCTTTGACGTTCAAGCGTATAGATTTTCTTGGAAGCCGAAGAAGTTTCGAAACACTGAAGAGAGTAAGTGGGGAAAATAATGGCAACGTATATGAAATCCTGGTTAGAGCATGA
- the LOC103969710 gene encoding uncharacterized protein LOC103969710 isoform X2, which yields MAATERLGGQYSASLHPQCTHLVVQSFNGRKFEHALQYGSKNGLFIVTLGWFVDSVKRNVRLSESLYSVKTIGGNGLPLGELNRLVAIPGSAKSCLPSPALGDEKSSGKAWQPPVQPPKKEDTNGGSVFSNKFIFVDPEISDELKKKVIEAARIEGATFLNDWFIGCRASHIVCEGPSIQRYMGHANNLVTPLWVLKTAKEKCMQRLVHLSSDLAKQASVMLENAQTAGEVGYGGSVHPVSKNSRHSLAEGRSNESLEERQKAVELAKQGVRSRRCRRIQSCQVPIHPITPSNLLESICWTVSEPTSSARIYVESSSTEDTSEQHSFDYFNARGDGKDSEALLENFSRPLRESEKMEIILKSHFLTILFPVDRFGELGPLSRTFYGDGGFTSVQILDHIYNFYQENMSAEEINLAMHTDSRHADRLRSLYTSKESVEQGALTFKRIDFLGSRRSFETLKRVSGENNGNVYEILVRA from the exons ATGGCTGCAACTGAGAGACTAGGTGGTCAGTACAGTGCAAGCTTGCATCCTCAATGCACACATCTAGTTGTCCAG AGCTTTAACGGGAGAAAATTCGAACATGCGCTGCAATATGGATCTAAGAATGGCCTTTTTATTGTTACTCTGGGCTGGTTTGTGGACAGTGTAAAGAGAAATG TGAGGCTGAGTGAGTCTCTATATAGTGTGAAAACCATTGGAGGGAATGGCTTGCCATTAGGGGAACTGAATCGACTTGTTGCCATTCCTGGCAGTGCAAAGTCCTGCCTTCCTAGTCCAGCTTTAGGGGATGAAAAATCTTCAGGTAAGGCTTGGCAACCTCCAGTACAGCCTCCCAAGAAGGAAGATACAAATGGTGGATCTGTGTTTTCCAACAAATTTATCTTTGTTGATCCAGAAATTTCAGATGAGCTGAAGAAAAAG GTTATTGAGGCAGCTAGAATAGAGGGTGCTACTTTCTTGAATGACTGGTTTATTGGCTGTCGTGCAAGTCATATAGTTTGTGAAGGTCCTTCTATCCAAAGATACATGGGTCATGCTAACAATCTTGTAACT CCACTGTGGGTGCTCAAAACAGCAAAGGAGAAGTGCATGCAGCGGCTTGTGCACTTATCTTCTGACCTGGCTAAGCAAGCCAGCGTGATGCTTGAGAATGCTCAGACAGCTGGAGAG GTTGGCTATGGAGGAAGTGTCCATCCTGTTTCTAAGAACTCTAGACACTCTCTTGCAGAAGGAAGAAGCAACGAAAGCCTTGAAGAAAGGCAGAAGGCAGTTGAGTTGGCAAAACAGGGTGTTAGAAGTCGTCGTTGTCGCCGTATTCAa TCATGTCAAGTTCCAATTCATCCAATCACTCCCAGCAACCTTTTGGAATCAATCTGCTGGACAGTGTCTGAGCCAACCTCATCTGCCCGTATTTATGTTGAGTCGTCTTCAACAGAAGACACTAGTGAGCAACATTCTTTTGATTACTTTAATGCAAGAGGTGATGGTAAGGATTCTGAAGCATTATTGGAGAACTTCTCACGGCCACTAAGAGAAAG CGAGAAGATGGAAATAATCTTGAAAAGTCACTTCCTCACTATACTCTTCCCGGTCGATCGCTTTGGTGAACTAGGTCCCTTGTCAAGAACATTCTATGGTGATGGTGGTTTTACATCTGTACAGATTCTGGACCATATCTATAACTTTTATCAG GAGAATATGTCAGCAGAAGAAATAAACCTGGCAATGCACACAGACTCGAGGCATGCTGATCGGCTTCGATCACTTTATACAAGTAAAGAATCAGTGGAACAAGGAGCTTTGACGTTCAAGCGTATAGATTTTCTTGGAAGCCGAAGAAGTTTCGAAACACTGAAGAGAGTAAGTGGGGAAAATAATGGCAACGTATATGAAATCCTGGTTAGAGCATGA